Proteins encoded within one genomic window of Anastrepha ludens isolate Willacy chromosome 4, idAnaLude1.1, whole genome shotgun sequence:
- the LOC128861829 gene encoding uncharacterized protein LOC128861829, with translation MTVVKLSQSGPAASADTGTEVKPSPSTSAPPAVVIGTRPISRRPVAMRRAGEETATGSTEASAPAGKWPTVRITDPTKAGYLERRNAARILKRLHESPPTTEELTKEVRESIEWAKKVLPNFTLERPTTSSAATKRQRSTEEVKPSAKRPKNRGIAPNKTFAEVARNRIIIGVLDEGDPEGRIPRAQWKWVQAALTNVTLEVLLSNPGPPPSCTDAGWYQGQIKIIACDDERSVELYKTAIAKIGEVYPGAKLVVVDKKDIPSRPRARVWVPTPSDPQQVMQIISACNPGLPTGSWKFVKVFDNTVTVDGVVTKRATTQVMLLLTNDSLEPLAKSEGMINYGFGKVKVRTYKTDADAIDQLASEIEVNDAEEDPMESSSDVESIDIEGYCSSGSELTARLKKMSTSTTTKLTAGLSTTYSEKELLSDSQEDSESVNHASSTNKFTSQ, from the coding sequence ATGACTGTAGTCAAACTTAGTCAGAGTGGACCGGCGGCAAGCGCTGACACTGGGACTGAGGTTAAGCCTAGCCCCAGTACATCGGCACCTCCTGCGGTGGTTATCGGAACCAGACCAATTAGTCGACGTCCTGTGGCTATGCGGAGAGCTGGTGAAGAGACTGCCACAGGTAGCACCGAGGCCAGTGCTCCTGCCGGAAAATGGCCGACAGTAAGGATCACTGATCCAACTAAAGCAGGGTACCTGGAGAGGCGTAATGCCGCCAGGATACTCAAAAGGCTGCACGAATCTCCACCAACAACGGAGGAGCTGACGAAGGAGGTAAGGGAGTCGATAGAGTGGGCGAAGAAGGTTCTTCCTAACTTCACCCTCGAAAGGCCAACCACATCGTCAGCTGCCACCAAAAGACAGAGGTCTACTGAAGAGGTTAAACCGTCAGCGAAAAGACCGAAAAATCGAGGCATAGCGCCTAATAAAACGTTTGCGGAAGTGGCCCGCAATCGCATCATCATTGGTGTCCTGGATGAGGGTGATCCCGAAGGAAGAATTCCCAGAGCCCAATGGAAATGGGTGCAGGCCGCTCTGACCAACGTAACGCTGGAAGTGCTACTAAGCAATCCAGGTCCGCCCCCATCATGCACTGACGCTGGCTGGTACCAAGGCCAGATTAAAATTATAGCCTGCGACGACGAAAGATCGGTGGAGCTATACAAGACTGCAATAGCGAAGATCGGGGAAGTCTACCCTGGAGCGAAGCTCGTGGTAGTAGACAAAAAAGACATCCCGTCTCGACCGAGGGCACGAGTTTGGGTCCCTACACCCTCTGACCCACAGCAAGTCATGCAGATAATAAGTGCATGCAACCCAGGCCTTCCTACGGGGAGCTGGAAATTTGTCAAGGTCTTTGACAATACCGTAACAGTAGACGGTGTGGTGACGAAACGTGCCACAACGCAAGTAATGCTGTTACTAACAAACGATTCTCTAGAACCTTTGGCGAAAAGCGAAGGTATGATAAACTACGGTTTTGGCAAGGTTAAGGTCAGAACCTATAAAACAGATGCTGATGCCATCGACCAATTGGCCTCAGAAATTGAGGTCAATGACGCTGAGGAAGATCCTATGGAGTCCTCAAGCGATGTCGAAAGCATCGACATAGAAGGATACTGCTCGTCAGGGTCTGAGCTCACAGCTAGACTCAAGAAAATGAGTACAAGTACGACAACTAAGCTTACAGCTGGTTTGAGTACAACATACTCAGAAAAAGAGCTCTTGAGCGACTCACAGGAAGATTCAGAGAGTGTTAACCATGCGTCTtctacaaataaatttacatcacaGTAA